From Rhinopithecus roxellana isolate Shanxi Qingling chromosome 17, ASM756505v1, whole genome shotgun sequence, one genomic window encodes:
- the RPL31 gene encoding 60S ribosomal protein L31: protein MAPAKKGGEKKKGRSAINEVVTREYTINIHKRIHGVGFKKRAPRALKEIRKFAMKEMGTPDVRIDTRLNKAVWAKGIRNVPYRIRVRLSRKRNEDEDSPNKLYTLVTYVPVTTFKNLQTVNVDEN from the exons ATGGCTCCCGCAAAGAAGGGTGGCGAGAAGAAAAAGGGCCGTTCTGCCATCAACGAGGTGGTGACCCGAGAATACACCATCAACATTCACAAGCGCATCCATGGAGT GGGCTTCAAGAAGCGTGCCCCTCGGGCACTCAAAGAGATTCGGAAATTTGCCATGAAGGAGATGGGAACTCCAGATGTGCGCATTGATACCAGGCTCAACAAAGCTGTCTGGGCCAAAGGAATAAG gAATGTCCCATACCGAATCCGTGTGCGGCTGTCCAGAAAACGTAATGAGGATGAAGATTCACCAAATAAGCTCTACACTTTGGTTACCTATGTACCTGTTACCACTTTCAAAA ATCTACAGACAGTCAATGTGGATGAGAACTAA